The DNA sequence AAAGTAAGGTTGATCTTTGAGATgattataattgtttttcttaatatatatttacatatgttGTTAGTAGATTTTTTTAGACGGGTGACGTTTGTTAAATGTGTTGTTTAAAATAAGTTCTTTATGTTGTGCAATTGTCTTTTAGATTTTGCcagtgttttcatttttatgttggaaataaagttttaattcaattcaataaaATGCTGATTACATATTGGAATTCAATTTTTACAGGTGCTCCTTACTAGAGAATTGCATATTTACATGGAGAAAATTTCGATTCTTGGTTTCATTTTAGCTATTCTCTATTTCATAACAACAGAACTTGCATGTAATGGTCATACCCGTATCGACAACAATGTTCAATCTGAACAAAAGGCTCTTATCGACTTTAAAAGTGGTCTCAAAGATCCCAACAATCGGCTTTCATCATGGAAAGGAAGCAATTATTGCTACTGGCAAGGAATTAGTTGCGAAAATGGCACAGGATTTGTCATTTCAATTGATCTTCATAACCCTTATCCTCGTGAGAATGAATATGAGAACTGGAGCTCTATGAACTTGAGTGGAGAAATTAGTCCTTCATTGATAAAACTCAAGTCTTTGAAATATCTAGATTTGAGTTTCAACTCATTCAAAGCCATGCCAGTTCCTCAATTCTTTGGGTCTCTGAAGAATTTAATATATCTAAACTTATCGGGTGCTGGGTTTAGTGGATCAATTCCTTCAAATCTAAGGAATCTTTCTAGCTTGCAATATCTCGATCTTTCTTCTAAGTATCTTGACGATATTGATTCTGAGTATCTTTATGAGATTAATtctgaatattttaataatttatttgttgaaaatattgaatGGATGACTGACCTTGTTTCCTTGAAGTATCTTGATATGAATTATGTTAACCTTTCATTGGTAGGAAGTCAGTGGGTTGAGGTGGCAAACAAGCTTCCAAGTTTAACTGAGTTGCATCTAGGTGGTTGTCGCCTCTTTGGCTCATTTCCATCACCAAGCTTTGTTAATTTTACTTCACTTGCTGTTATAGCTCTCAACTCCAACcacttcaattccaagtttcctGAATGGCTTTTAAATGTCAGCAACCTTGTATCCATTGATATAAGTGAGAATCAATTACATGGGAGAATTCCACTTGGTCTTGGTGAGCTACCTAATTTGCAATACTTAGATCTATCTTGGAATTTCAATCTCAGGGGCAGTATCTTTCAATTGTTGAGGAAGAGTTGGAAAAAGATAGAAGTTCTAAATTTGGCTCGAAATGAATTACATGGTAAGCTTCTCTgtgttaatagaaaaattgatatttctttgtTGATATGTTAATGCATAGTTAAACATAGTTCACAATTGTGTATATAAGTGTTGAATATGTATTAATatacaaatatcaaataatcaGTATAAGTGGTTCACTTGTAGGAAACAAAATtcttctcattaaaaaaaatattattttgaattttaaattcttagaaggaaatttagtttcttttttatctaaGAAAAAGTATATAGTTTAACAATTTATGCTTATGAAGTATTAATgttatttgacaattttttgtgTAAAGGcaagtaattataaaaagtgtttgtctacataactattaaaaaaaattgtatcttaTAGgagtatggttttttttttaatccttaacttccttttttactttaaattagttgatgaatgatttattatttattattgccaataattatacatttgttatattaattattttttgaatgttttcatttcattttgacataactctcattttttcaatttgttttgctCCTGAGGATAATAATTTGAGCATGTactaaattgaatatttatatgatgGTTGAATTGATATATGATGTGCTTTGTCActtatgttttaatattttactaatttagttttaaatgttttccattttttattctcatggTATACCTTCCTTTAAACtattctattaaaattttattctaaattgtTATGTTTATTTAAAGTACTTCCTGttcctataaaatttaaataattataatttactattcacttatatttgaaaagcttgtaactaataaattaaaaaatcacattgtattaaaatttaaaaatttactttctttgtatctccaaaaagaattaaattcctattttgacaatttatgtttgttaagAATCTTTATCATCAAATACCCTTCAATCATCTCCtacatattttcaatttctattttctctcacTAATTCATctattatatcaaattattgTAATTTATATACTGAGATATGACATTTCATGGTTGAGACTAGTAATTGAAACCATAAAATTGAACATTAAGTGAATATGATATGCATTTCATGTTCTTAAATAttgttattgaaatttaaaaaatttaaggtagtaaaaaatttctaatatgtatgttttctaaacaatttttgaatatcattattatttttttttatggtagtTTACTATTTATATTAGAGTTTCTATGAATTTCTATGTTTAGAAATAAAACATATGAAGCTTATCCAAACACAACCTTAAAGAAACAATTAATGTCAATGATTAATCCTACTAGTCTTATAACAGTGAAATCCATTACTTTATTTCATGGTTatcagaaaagataaaaaaaagtacctaaaaaaaatctaatattttttcttactttttctttaaactaattgttcatgaattaattgttttgttatttactattttattatttgtttgttacataattttaattaatacatatttttattcttggtCATTGCAGGTTCAATTCCAAGCTCCATTGGAAACTTTTGCAACTTAAAATATCTGGATTTGGGGGGTAATTACTTGAATGGAAGTTTACCTGAGATTATCAAAGGACTTGAAACCTGCAGTTCTAAAAGTCCTTTGCCTAATTTGACGGAATTATCCTTGTACAGCAATCAATTGATGGGAAAATTGCCGAACTGGTTGGGTGAGCTTAAAAATCTCAGGGCACTCTATTTATCCAGTAACGAATTTGAAGGTCCCATTCCTGCTTCTTTAGGGACATTGCAACACCTGGAGTCTCTGAATCTTGGATTGAATGAGATGAATGGAAGTCTCCCAGATAGTATTGGACAACTTTCTCAACTGGAACAATTGGATGTTTCTTCCAATCATTTGAGTGGAAGTCTCCCAGATAGTATTGGACAACTTTCTCAACTGCAAGTCTTGGATGTTTCTTCCAATCATTTGAGTGGAAGTCTCTCTGAACAACATTTTTGGAATCTGAGTAAGTTGGAGTATCTATACATGGACTCCAATTCTTTCCATTTGAATGTTAGTCCCAATTGGGATCCCCCTTTCCAAGTGAAAAGTCTTCGTATGGGTTCATGCCACTTGGGTCCTTCATTTCCGGCTTGGCTTCAGTCTCAAAAGAACCTCCAGAATCTTGGTTTCTCAAATTGCAGCATTTCAAGTCCCATTCCAAACTGGTTTtggaatatttcttttaatctgCAATGGTTGAATCTTTCCGACAATCAGTTACAAGGTCAGCTaccaaattcattaaatttttatggTGAATCACAGATTGATTTCAGTTCCAACCTTTTGAAGGACCTATTCCTTTTTCAATCAAAGGGTCTTTTTCTAATCTCtcccataataaattttttggcCCTGTCCACTAAGCAGAGGTGAATCCATGTTAGACTTGCAATACCTTTTctttccaataatcaaataacaGGGGTCATCCCATCAAACATAGGCGAATCCCTACCCACttgttttcctttctctcttagGTAATCAAATAAAGGGCCATCCCATCAAACATAGGTGAATTCCTACCAGCTTGCAGTTCCTTTCTCTTTCGGGTAATCGAATAACAGGGACCATCCCAGATTCCATAGGACACTTACCTCCTTGAAGTCATTGATTTTTCAAGGAATAATTTGACTGGAAGCATTCCTTCTACCATAAATAATTGCTCTAGCCTTTTGTTCTAGACCTTGGAAACAACAATTTTCTGGGATATACCAAAGTCGTTGGGCATTACAATACTCCAATCACTGCACTTGAACCACAACAGCTTTCAGGGGAGCTTCCctcatctttccaaaatttaacaGGTTGGAAGTTCTTGATCTCAGTTACAATAAGTATCGGGTCAGGTTCCTGCTGGATTGGAGTGCTTTCGAAATCTGGTAATTCTCAACTTGAGGTCGAATTGTTTTTTGGAAGACTTCCTCCCAGCTTTCAAATTTAAGCTCCTTGCATGTCTTAGACTTGCACAAAACAATCTGATGGGTAAATTCCAATCACTTTGGTTGAGCTTAAAGCCATGGCTCAagagaaattgatatatatggTTAAATGAAGAGCTCCTTGTATGAAGAACGATTGGTTGTGATTGCCAAAGGCCAAAGTCTTGAATATACCAAGACTCTTTCTCTTGTTGTAGGCATTGACCTATCCGACAATAATTTAAGTGGAGAGTTTCCCcaagaaataacaaaattgtTTGGTTTGGTGGTTTTGAACTTGTCGAGGAATCACATCAATGGCCAAATTCCTGAAAGCATTTCAATGTTGCGACAATTGTTATCTCTTGATTTGTCAAGCAATAAGCTTTCCGGCACCATTCCTTCAAGCATGGCCTCATTATCATTCTTGAGTTTTTGAATCtatcaaataacaatttctTGGTAGATCCCCTTTACAGGGCAAATGACAACCTTCACTGAGTTGGCCTTTGTGGGAAACCCTGATCTATGTGGAGCTCCATTGGCCACAAAATGCCAGGATGAAGATCCAAATAAAAGGCAAAGTGTTGTTAGTGACAAAAATGATGGTGGCTATATTGATCAATGGTTTTACTTGAGCGTTGGCTTGGGATTTGCCATGGGCATCCTagttccattttttgttttggcaACAAGGAAATCTTGGTGTGAggcctattttgattttgtggatGAGATTGTCAGATGGTTGTTCAGAGGAAGAGCAACCTATGCCAAAAATCATCCTAGAAGgcgataaattttatttgtagaTCTTTCTATGCTTTATGTATCATTATAAGCTTTGGAAGTGAATTTCATCACAGTTGCAATAGAAGAAAAGACTtggcttttaatttattttaacttcagAACATATCCTTTGTTTATAATTTGTAGTGTTTTGGCATTGGCAGAAGGCTTAGAAAAGAACTTGACACCTCTTATTCATTCTACATTCAGAAGTCTTGCTTATCA is a window from the Vitis riparia cultivar Riparia Gloire de Montpellier isolate 1030 chromosome 9, EGFV_Vit.rip_1.0, whole genome shotgun sequence genome containing:
- the LOC117921916 gene encoding receptor-like protein EIX1, with amino-acid sequence MEKISILGFILAILYFITTELACNGHTRIDNNVQSEQKALIDFKSGLKDPNNRLSSWKGSNYCYWQGISCENGTGFVISIDLHNPYPRENEYENWSSMNLSGEISPSLIKLKSLKYLDLSFNSFKAMPVPQFFGSLKNLIYLNLSGAGFSGSIPSNLRNLSSLQYLDLSSKYLDDIDSEYLYEINSEYFNNLFVENIEWMTDLVSLKYLDMNYVNLSLVGSQWVEVANKLPSLTELHLGGCRLFGSFPSPSFVNFTSLAVIALNSNHFNSKFPEWLLNVSNLVSIDISENQLHGRIPLGLGELPNLQYLDLSWNFNLRGSIFQLLRKSWKKIEVLNLARNELHGSIPSSIGNFCNLKYLDLGGNYLNGSLPEIIKGLETCSSKSPLPNLTELSLYSNQLMGKLPNWLGELKNLRALYLSSNEFEGPIPASLGTLQHLESLNLGLNEMNGSLPDSIGQLSQLEQLDVSSNHLSGSLPDSIGQLSQLQVLDVSSNHLSGSLSEQHFWNLSKLEYLYMDSNSFHLNVSPNWDPPFQVKSLRMGSCHLGPSFPAWLQSQKNLQNLGFSNCSISSPIPNWFWNISFNLQWLNLSDNQLQGQLPNSLNFYGESQIDFSSNLLKDLFLFQSKGQMTTFTELAFVGNPDLCGAPLATKCQDEDPNKRQSVVSDKNDGGYIDQWFYLSVGLGFAMGILVPFFVLATRKSWCEAYFDFVDEIVRWLFRGRATYAKNHPRRR